Part of the Methylorubrum populi genome is shown below.
CATTCTGGGCACCGCCCGAGTCGGGCGTTGCCTTCTCTCGTGTGGCGTATGCGTACGCATCCCCTCCGGTCCGCCGGCTTGGATGCGAGGAGACACGGTGATGCACCTCGACGGCAGCATGTCGGACGGCGATGGCGGAAACGGCAGGGGGAACGTGGATTTTCCCGCGGCCTGGACGCGGGTGAAGCGGCGGCTACGGGCGGAGCTTGGCGAGGACGTGTTCGCCAGCTGGTTCGCCCGCCTCGAGCTGGAAGATGTGCAGGGCGGCGTCGCTCGCCTCACGGTGCCGACCCGGTTCCTCAAGAGCTGGATCGAATCGCACTATCTCGATCGTGTGCTGACGACCTTCCGGGCCGAGGCCGACGACGTGAGTCGCATCGAGGTCGGCGTGCGCGGCCCGTCCGCAACGGCCCGCCCGAGTGCCGGCGCCCCGGCGAAGTCGAACCCGACCAGCGGTCCCCTGACGCGCCTTCACGCCATGGCGACACCGGCCGCCCTCCAGGGGCCCGGTCCTCTGGTCGAGACCGAGATCACGTCGCCCCGCGGCGATTCGGCCGCGGTCGACCTGAACGGTGCGCCGCTCGATGCACGGCTCACCTTCGCGAACTTCGTCGTGGGCCGGTCCAACGCGCTCGCCCACGCCGCGGCGGAGCGGATCGCCCGCAGCGACGGCGACGGTTCGCTCTATAATCCGCTCTATGTCCATGCAGGCGTCGGACTCGGTAAGACGCACCTGCTCCATGCCGCCGGCCACGCCGCCCGCGAGGCGGGACGACGGGTGATCTACCTCACCGCCGACCGCTTCATGTACGGCTTCGTCAACGCCTTGAAAACGCAGAGTGCGCTGGCCTTCAAGGAGCGCCTGCGGGCGATCGACCTGCTCATCCTCGACGACGTGCAGTTCATCCAGGGCAAGTCGATCCAGACCGAGTTCGGCCACACCCTCAACGCTCTGATCGATTCCGGACGTCAGGTCGTCGTCGCCTCCGACCGTCCGCCGACGGAGCTGGAGGCGCTCGACGAGCGCGTGCGCTCGCGCCTCGCCGGCGGCCTCGTCGTCGAGATCGGTGGGCTCGACGAGGGCCTGCGTGCCTCGATCCTCTCCGCACGGCTCGATGCCGTGCGGCAGAGCCACCCGAATTTCGAGGTTTCTCCCGCGGTCTCGGCCTACGTCGCCCGAGCGATCACCGCGAACGGCCGCGACCTCGAAGGCGCGGTGAACCGGCTCCTGGCCCATGCCACGCTGACCGGCGCTCCGGTCACCGTCGAGACCGCCGAGACCGCGATTCGCGACCTCGTGAAAAATCGTGAGCCCAAGCGGGTGAAGATCGAGGACATCCAGAAGCTGGTGGCCTCGCGCTACAACGTCTCGCGCTCCGATATCCTGTCCGAGCGCCGCACCGCCGCCGTGGTGAAGCCGCGCCAGATCGCGATGTATCTGTCGAAGGTGCTCACCCTGCGCTCTCTCCCCGAAATCGGCCGCCGCTTCGGCGGGCGCGATCACACCACCGTGCTGCACGCCGTGCGCAAGATCGAGAAGCAGATCGGCGAGGACGCCGTGCTCGGCGACGAGGTCGAGCTGCTCAAGCGCATGCTCCAGGATTGAGCGCCGAAGCCGAGGGCGGAGCCGGGTGCATCCCGGCTTCGCCCTCACGATTGCGGCCGACCGCATCTTCCGATGCCGGGGCTGGCCTTGCTCGGATCGAAGCACTCCTTCGGTCTTCGCCCCCGCGCGAGGCGGGACAGCGCGGACGGCGCCCTTGCCTTCGCGGGGGCGCTTCGCCAAGCTGCCGGGCCCGTTCCGCTACGGAGCGCTTCGCGAAACGCCCGGTCACCGACCAGCCCTCCGGCCGCGATGGCGGGAAGGGCGCTTCGAGGGAGAGGCTCCGTTATCCGGCCTGACCGATGGCGGACGGGCCGATTGTTCAAGAGACGACGGGTTTTCCGATGAGAGTCACAGTCGAGCGCGCGGCCCTCCTGAGATCGCTCGGCCACGTCCACCGGGTGGTGGAGCGGCGCAACACGATCCCGATCCTCTCCAACGTCCTTCTGCGCACCGGCGAGAACGGCCTGCAGCTGAAGGCGACCGATCTCGACATCGAGGTGACCGAGACCGTCGCCGCGGACGTGCTCGATGCCGGTGCCACCACCGTCCCGGCCCACGTCATCTACGACATCGTGCGCAAGCTGCCGGAGGGCGCGCAGGTCTCGCTGGAGACCTCCGGCGAGACGGGTCAGATGACGATCCGCTCCGGCCGCTCGCGCTTCGCCCTGGGCGCCCTGCCCGAGGGCGACTTCCCCGATCTCGCCGCGGGCGAGCTGCCGCATTCCTTCGCCATTCCCGCGGCCGAGTTGAAGCAGCTCATCGAGAAGACGCAATTCGCGATCTCGACGGAGGAGACGCGCTACTATCTCAACGGCATCTATTTCCACACCGTCGAGGTCGAGGGTTCGCTGAAGCTGCGCGCGGTGGCGACCGACGGGCACCGGCTCGCACGGGTCGAGACCGACGCGCCCGAGGGCAGCCGCGGCATGCCGGGTGTCATCGTGCCGCGCAAGGCGGTAGCCGAGATCCAGAAGCTCGTGGACGATGGCGGCGAGAGCGTGCAGGTCGAGCTGTCGCCGGCCAAGATTCGGCTGACCTTCGCCGGGGGCGTGACCCTGATCTCGAAGCTGATCGACGGCACCTTCCCCGACTACCAACGGGTGATTCCGACCGGCAACGACAAGCGCCTCACCGTGGAACGCGATGCCTTCGCCAAGGCGGTGGACCGCGTCTCGACGATTTCGTCCGAGCGGGGCCGCGCGGTGAAGCTCGCCATGGGCGACGGACGGCTCGCGCTCTCGGTGACGAACCCGGATGCCGGCTCGGCGACCGAGGAGCTCGATGTCGATTACGAGGCCTCCGCCCTCGATATCGGCTTCAATGCCCGCTACCTCCTCGATATCACCGCCCAGCTCCAGGGCGACACGGCGCTGTTCAAGCTCGCCGATCCCGGCTCGCCGACGCTGATCCAGGATCGCGACGGAGCGCCCGCCCTCTACGTTCTGATGCCGATGCGCGTGTGAGTCCGCTTCCGGCTCCGGCCGGATCGGATATATCGCTCGGATGGACACCCTGCCGGGAGGCACACGCCTCACCCGACTGATCGCCCGCGATTTCCGCAACCACACCGATCTCGATCTGGCCACGACGCGCCGCTTCGTGGCTTTGGTCGGCGAGAACGGCGCGGGAAAGACCAACATCCTCGAGGCCGTCTCGCTGTTCTGCCCCGGCCGCGGCCTGCGCCGGGCGGATCTCGCGACCATGGCGCGGGTCGGCGGGCCGGGCGGCTTCGCCGTCTCGGCCACACTGGAGACGGCGGAGGCCGAGCACCGGCTCGGCTCCGGCTACGAGCCGCCGGGCTATGACGGGCGTGGCAGCCGCGTCTGCCGTATCGATGGGGCGCCCGCCCCCTCCCCCGTCGCCTTTTCGGAATTCCTGCGGATCGTCTGGCTCACGCCGGATTTCGACGGGCTCTTCCGCGGCGCGGCCGGCGACCGTCGCCGCTTCCTCGACCGGCTGGTGTTGGCCGTCGATGCCGGCCACGGCGCCCGCGTCTCGGCGATGGAGCGGGCCCTGCGTTCGCGCAACCGCCTGCTTGACGAGCGGCCGGACGACGGCCGCTGGCTCGACGCGATCGAGCGCGAGGTGGCCGAACTCGGCGTCGCCGTGGCGCTGGCTCGCCGCGAGACCGTGGAGCGCCTCGACCGGCTGATCGCCGAGACGCGGGACGATGCCGCACCGTTCCCCTGGGCCTCCATCCGCTTGGAGGGCGATCTCGACGACCTCGTCGCGGTTTGGCCGGCACTGGAGGCGGAGGACCGCTTCCGCCGGTCGCTGATGCAGGGCCGCCATCGCGACCGGGCGGCGGGCCGCACCCTGATCGGGCCGCAGACCACCGACCTTCTGGTGCGCCACGGCCCCAAGGACGTGCCGGCGGCCACCGCCTCGACCGGCGAGCAGAAGGCGCTGCTGATCGGCCTCGTTCTGGCCCATGCCCGCCTCGTGCGGGCGATGAGCGGGCTCACCCCCCTCATTCTCCTCGATGAGGTCGCCGCCCATCTCGATCCGCGCCGCCGCGGCGGGCTGTTCGATGCCCTCGAAGCGCTGGAGGGTCAGGTCTGGATGACGGGGGCCGACCCGGCCCTGTTCGCCGAATTGGAGGGGCGCGCCGATCTGATCGGGGTCGCGGACGGGCGGATCCTGCGAACGTCGACCTGAGGCTCAAGCCGTCGCGGAGACGATGTCGGTCTGCGAAAAATCATTGCCGATGAAGAGGAGCGGAACGTTGCGCGTGCTCGCGCAGGCGTAGGCGAAGCAGTCGCCGAGATTGAGTTGGGCCCGGTGGCCCTGGCCTTTGCCGTAGCGCGCGTAAGCCGCGATGGCTGCGGTTGCTTCCCGGCCCGTGATCGCGACCTCCTCGATATCTGCGCTTTCAAGCAACTGCCGCACGAGATGTTCGGCCTGCGCGACCGTTCCCGTGCCGAGGCGGCGCAGCGCCATGACAGTCTCCAAGACGGCCACCGCCGACGTGTATCTCGTCCGTGCCTCTTCGAGCCGTACCGTCAGCGCCTCCGCTTCAGGCTCGCGCGCGATGATGGCGACCATCGCGGAAGCATCGACGAACATCAGGGTTCGCCGTTGATCTCGTCGAAGAATGCCTTGTCGGCTTTCATGCCCGTCTTCGGCCAACGCGCGAAGGCATCCTGGATCGGCCTGATGCGATCGGCCAGCGGCAGGGACGATTCTCGGCGTTGCAGTTCGTTCGCAAGCGCCATACGCACCGCTTCGGTCTTGCTCACGCGAGCCTGCGATGCCAGCTTTTCGGCGAGGCGGTTCACCTCCTCGCTGCGGATGTTCAGGGGCATGGCGGCCTCACTGTGTAGACGCCCGCAAGCTATTGCCTACACGCCTCATCCGCAAGCTGGATAGAGGCTTCGTTCAGCCTCTCGCCTTCGCAAGTGACCCGATGACAGCTCGCCTCGACGAGGCCCGTGCCGCGCTGAAGAAGACCTTCGGCTACGACGACTTCCGCCCCGGTCAGGACGAGGTGATCGGCGCCGTGCTCGACGGCGCCGACGTGTTCGCGGTGATGCCGACGGGCTCGGGCAAGTCGATGACCTACCAGTTGCCCGCCCTGGTCGATGCCGGGCTGACGGTGGTCGTTTCGCCCCTGATCGCGCTGATGCACGATCAGGTGCAACAGATGCACGCCTTCGGCATCGAGGCCGCGACCCTCAACTCGACCGTGGCGGAAGCGACCTCGCGGGAGACGTGGCGCAAGATCCGCTCGGGCGACCTGCGCCTCCTGTTCGTCTCGCCGGAACGCCTCCTGATGGACGGCTGCATGGACGCGCTGCGCGGCGCCGGGGTGCGGCGGCTCGCCGTGGACGAGGCGCATTGCGTCTCGCAATGGGGCCACGACTTCCGCCCCGAATACCGCGAGATCGCCCGAGCCCGCGAGGCGCTCGGCAACGTGCAGACGCTGGCGCTCACTGCCACCGCCGACGCGGCCACCCGGGCCGAGATTGCCGAACGGTTGTTCCCGGCGGGGCGGCCGCCCAAAACCTTCGTCCACTCGTTCGACCGGCCGAACATCCGGCTGACCTTTCAGCCCAAGGACAACCCGACCCGCCAGCTGGAGCGCTTCCTGCGCGACCGGCGGGCGGAAAGCGGCATCATCTACTGCTCGTCGCGCAAGCGCGTGGAGCAACTGGCCGACACCCTGAAGGGCGACGGCTTCAACGCCCTGCCCTACCATGCCGGGCTCGACCAGGGCGTGCGGGCAAGGAACCAGGACACCTTCCTGCAGGAGGACGGCGTGGTGATGACCGCCACGATCGCCTTCGGCATGGGCATCAACAAGCCGGATGTGCGCTACGTCTGCCACGCCGACATGCCGACCAACATCGAGGGCTACTATCAGGAGATCGGCCGCGCCGGGCGCGACGGGCTGCCCTCCGACACCCTGACGCTCTATGGCCTCGACGACATGGCGCTGCGCCGCCGCCAGATCGATGAGAAGGAGATCTCGGAGGAGCGCCGCCGCGTCGAGCGGCGCAAGCTCGAGGCGATGATCGCCCTATGCGAGGGCGCCGCCTGCCGCCGTCAATCGCTTCTCGGCTATTTCGGTGAGGCAAGCGAGCGCTGCGGCCGGTGTGACCTGTGCCGCAGCGGCGTCTCGCTCATCGACGGGACGGTGGCGGCTCAGAAGCTGCTCTCGGCGATCGTGCGCACCGGCCAGCGCTTCGGTGCGGCCTATGTCTGCGACGTGGTTCACGGCAAGGAGAGCGAACCGATCCGCCGCAACGGCCACACGGCGCTGAAGACCTTCGGCGTGGGTGCCGACAAACCTGTGGCGGCCTGGCGCGCCCTGTTGCGCCAACTCTTCGCCGCCGGAGCGGTCGCCGAGAATACCGACGGCTACGGCGGTCTCGTGATGACCGAGAAGGGCGAGGCGATCCTGTTCGGGCGCGAGGCGATCGAGGTCAGGCCCGATCCCGAGCCGAAGAAGGCCGAGCCGCGCGGCCGACGCCCGTCGGCACGCGACGACGAGGCAAACGCGCTGAGCGAGGCCGACGAGGCCTTGTTTCAGCACCTCCGGGGCTTGCGTGCCACCATCGCCCGTGCCGAGGGCATCGCAGCCTTCATGGTGTTCCCCGATCGAACACTGATCGAAATGGCGCGGTCGAAACCCGTCGATCTCTGGGCCCTGCGCTCCGTCCACGGCGTCGGCGAGCGCAAGCGCGACGCCTACGGCGAGCGGTTCACCGATGCGATCCGCGAATTTCTGGACGACGCCAAAAAGGCCGGGTGAGGCTCATCGGCCGGCCGATCACCGCGCCCGGTTACCTTCTCGCGATCGGGCGGCGACTCGGCGGGACCGCCTGTCGCGTGTCGGCTGGCTTGCCATGCAAGGGTTATCCACATATTGTCCACAGAAAGAACATAACACGAACATAGGCCGCCGGCAGAGGCGGCGCGCTTCCGCTCACGGGCCCTGTCCACATCCTGAGGGACGCACCATGAGAACCGCCGACAAGCAGATTGCCGATATCCTCGTGCGCTACGGCGAGCCCTTCGCGGGCAACGTCTGGCGCGTGCAGGGCACCGCCGTCATCTATCACAAGACCCTGGAGCGGATCGCCGCCCATACCAAGATCCGCTTCGACCCGCCCACCCTCCTGCGCAGCGAGCGCGACGAGGCGGTGATCCTCGTCACCGGCCGCATGCCGGGCGAGAAGGCGGGCGAGGAGCGGATCGAGTGGTCGATCGGCGAGGCGCTGGTGAACGTGAACTACCGCGTTTCCGGCCGGCAGGCGGCCTATGTCTACGCCATGGCCGAGAAACGGGCGAAGGATCGGGTGATCCTCAAGCTGATCGAGCTGCACGGCCTCGTCTATTCCGAGGAGGAGGCGGACGAGTTCCGCCAGAACCAGCCCATGGCAATCCGGGCCGTGGACGAGGATTTCGACGCCACCCCGGCCTTCGATGAGGTGACCGAGCAGGAGGCCGATCTCAAGCGTCTGATCGACGAGGCGGAATCGATCAACGCGGTGACCGACCTGATGCTCGACGAGCGGACGCAAGGCATCCTCAACGCCATGCCGCACGGCACCCGCGAGGAGGTGCGCGACTACGCCAAGGCGCGCCTGCGGGCGCTGGGCTGGCCGCCGGCCAAGAAGGGCGGGCGCGGCAGCCGCGCGGCATAACCAGAATCCGAAGGTCTCGATCTCTCCAAACCATGATGGGGTGAGGGCATGAACGCGCCGGTCCGGCCGCCCGATCTCGACCTGCTCGCGGGCTCGGTCGAGCGCGTCACCTTCCACAGCGCCGAGACCGGCTTCTGCGTCCTGAAGGTTCATGCCCGCGGCCGGCGCGATCTCGTGCCGGTGGTAGGCCATGCCCCCGCCATCGCCGCCGGGGAGTGGCTGACGGCCGCCGGGCGCTGGGTGACCGACCGCGAGCACGGCCTCCAGTTCCGCGCCGACACACTTCAGGTCACGCCCCCGACCGGGATCGAGGGGATCGAGCGCTACTTGGCCTCGGGTCAGATGCGCGGCATTGGCCCGATGATGGCCAAGCGCATCGTCGCCGCCTTCGGCGAGGCGGTGTTCGAGATCATCGAGGCCGAACCGGCCCGCCTCACCGAGGTCGAGGGCATCGGCCGCAAGCGCGCCGCCCGCATCGTCAAGGGCTGGGCCGAGCAGAAGGCCGTGCGGGAGATCATGATCTTCCTGCACGCCCACGGCGTCGGCACGGCGCGGGCAACCCGCATCTTCCGCACCTACGGCTGCGATGCGCTGAAGGTGATGGCGGAGGATCCCTATCGCCTCGCCCGCGACATCCGCGGTATCGGCTTTCGCACGGCGGATGCCATCGCGCTGCGCCTCGGCCTCGCCCGCGATGCGCCGCAACGGCTCGCCGCCGGCGTATCCTACGCCCTGCAGGCGGCGATGGACGAGGGGCATTGCGGCCTGCCCGTCGAGCGGTTGGTAAGCCTCGCCGCCGAACTGCTCGACGTCGCAGCCGACCTCGTTCGCATCGCTGCCGCGCTCGCCCTGCGCGAGGGCCGCGACGTCGTCGCGGACACGTTGCGCGGCGAACCCTGCCTGTTTCTCAAGGGGCTGCACGGGGCCGAGCGCGCCATCGCGATGCGGCTCGTCGAGCGTGCCGCCGGCACCCCGCCCTGGCCGGCCATCGATCTCGCCCTGGCCCGTCCCTGGGTCGAGGCCAGGACCGGGAAGACCCTCTCCGCCTCGCAGGCCGAAGCGATCGGTCTGGTTCTGTGCTCGAAATTGTGCGTGCTCACCGGCGGGCCCGGCGTCGGCAAGACCAGCACTCTCGATGCGATCCTGCGCATCCTCACCGCCAAGGGCGTGCGGGTTCTGCTCGCCGCCCCCACCGGCAGGGCGGCCAAGCGCATGGCCGAACAGACGGGACTGGAGGCGCGTACCCTCCACCGCCTGCTGGAGATCGACCCGCGCAACGGCGGACTTCAGCGCGACGAAGGCAACCCCCTCGACTGCGACCTTCTCGTCGTCGACGAGACCTCGATGGTCGACGTGCCGCTGATGCATGCCCTGCTCAAGGCGGTGCCGGAGCATGCGGGCCTGATCCTCGTCGGCGACGTCGACCAGCTGCCCTCCGTCGGTCCCGGCCAGATCCTGGCCGACGTGATCGCCTCCAACCGGGTGCCGGTGGCGCGGCTCACCGAAATCTTCCGGCAGGCGGCGGAGAGCCGGATTGTCGTCAACGCTCACAACATCAACACCGGCCGCATGCCGGCAGCCGCGCCGAAGGGCGAGGCGAGCGACTTCTACAGTGTCGAGATCGAGGACGCGGACGAGGGCGTCGACCGGCTCGTCGATCTCGTGGCCCGGCGCATCCCACTCCGATTCGGCCTCGACCCGGCCCGTGATATCCAGGTGCTGACGCCGATGATCCGCGGCTCGCTCGGCAGCCGCAACCTCAACCACGCCCTGCAGCGCGTGCTGAATCCCTCGCCCCCGGCGCAGGTCGAGCGCTTCGGCTGGCGCTTCGCACCCGGCGACCGTGTGATGGAAACCCGCAACGACTACGACCGCGACGTGTTCAACGGCGATCTCGGCACGGTCCAAGCCATCGATGCCGAGGAGGAGGCGCTCAGCGTCGATTTTGACGGCCGCCCGGTGATCTATCCCTTCGCCGAGCTCGACACGCTGGTCCCCGCTTTCGCCACCACGATCCACAAGGCGCAAGGCTCGGAATATCCGGCCGTGGTGATCCCGGTGGTGACGCAGCACCGCACCATGCTCGCGCGCAACCTCCTCTATACCGGCGTCACCCGCGGGCGCCGCCTGGTGGTGCTGGTCGGTCAGCGCCGGGCGATCGGAATGGCGATCCGTGAGAGTTCCGCCCGACGGCGCTGGACCAAGCTGCGGGAATGGATCGAGGCGGACTGACGGCAGAGTTGTAACCGATTTGCCCTCGCCCCAGGCCTTGCTCATCGTGTAGGCAGCGGGAGAACCGGCGGCGTCTTCGGCGCGCCCGGTCCCTCCACGAGGCGAGCGCCCCGCTATTCCTGATCCCGACCACACGCAGCCGGTGCGGCAGGTCTTCTATCTGCCGGGTTTCGATCCCCGCGAGCCGGAAACCTATTGGGGCCTGTTCCGCCGCGAGAGTCGCCTCACGGCCGAGCGGCGCGGCCTGACGATCGCCGTCGGTGAACCGGTCCGGTCCGAGGATGGCATCAGCCTCGATTGGGATGTGCGGAGCGAGGCCGATGGTGCCGCGACGCGGGTGCGTTACAGCCTCCTTCGCTGGGACGACATCGTCCGCGACCGCTTTCCCCGTTCCAACCTGCGCCGGCTCGCAAGCCTTCCGGGATTGGGATGGCGCCTTTGGCGGTCCGGCTACATGCGAAAGCTCCAACGCGAGGCGCGCCGCTTCTACCGGGTCATTGCTAGCGTCCATCATTTCTATCTGGTCTTCGTTCTGGCGAGCCTCGCGCTTGCCGTCGCGGCGGTGACGCTGACGCCGCTCGCGCAGCTGCCTCCCCTGGCTTGCGCGGCCCTCGTTCCGGTGCTCGCCTACGTGATCCTGGCGTTCCTCACCCAGCTGACACGCGGGAAACCGCTCTACGTCACCCATCTCGTCGACGATACCGCCTTCACGCACGACCATGCCTCGGGATGCGAGACCGCGATGCGCGCGCGCCTGGGGCCGTGGGCGGAGCGCATCCGGAGGGCCGAGGGTCAAGCCCACGAGATCGTGGTGATCGGGCATTCCTCGTCGAGCTTTCTCGCCTTCGAGTGCCTCGACCGCATCCTTCAATCCGATCCCGGCTTCGGCCGGCGCGGCACCCCGGTGACGCTGGTGACCATCGGCAGCGTGATCCCGTGGATCACCCTCGATCCGCGGGCAGACGAGACGCGGCGGGCGCTCGATCGGATCGGCCGCGACGCCGCGATCGGCTGGCTCGACATCCGCGCCAACTGGGATTGGCTCTCGATCCATTTGCGCGATCCGGTCAGCGCCTCAGGCCTGACGGCACCGCCCCGCGACCGCTTCGCGGTGATGCGCGTCGAGATCGAGGACCTGATCGAGCCGGCGCTGGTCGCGCGACGGCGCTGGAACCTGTTCCGCATGCATTTCCAGCTCCTGATGTCGAGCCGGTCGCGGAACGGCTTCGACTACGTCGCCTTCGTGGCGGGACCAGAGCCGGTCCATGAGGCGGTGGAGCGCTGCCGGAGGCAGCGCGTCGTGGCCGCGACCCCGGAATTCACCTGACGGAAAAGGCGGAACCGGCTTGTGCGCAAGCCGACAGCGGCCGTACGCGCCCTTTGCAGCGCGTGCTGATCCGCTCTAGAGCGATGCACAAAGTCAATTCGCTTCGCAGCGAACCTCTCGGGTTCGCCTCCGACCGGCTCCGAGTGGAGCTGGATCGACACGCGAGAGAGGTTTGGGACAGGACCCTCGGATGTTTCGCAACGATGTTCCGATCACTCCCGAGCTGGTGCGCCAGCACGGCCTGACACCCGACGAGTACGAGCGCTTCCGCGCCCTCGTCGGCCGTGAGCCGACTTTGACCGAGCTCGGCATCGTTTCGGCGATGTGGAACGAGCACTGCTCCTACAAGTCCTCGCGCAAGCACCTGCGCGGCCTGCCGACCTCGGCGCCGTGGGTGATCCAGGGACCGGGCGAGAACGCGGGCGTCATCGACATCGGCGACGGGCTGGCCTGCGTCTTCAAGATGGAGAGCCACAACCACCCGAGCTTCATCGAGCCCTATCAGGGCGCGGCGACCGGGGTCGGCGGCATCCTGCGCGACGTGTTCACCATGGGCGCGCGCCCGATCGCGGCGCTCAACGCCCTGCGCTTCGGCTCGCCCGACCATCCGCGCACCCGCCACCTCGTCTCGGGTGTCGTCGCGGGTGTGGGCGGCTACGGCAATTCCTTCGGCGTGCCGACGGTGGGCGGCCTCGTCGGCTTCCATCGGCGCTACGACGGCAACATCCTCGTCAACGCCATGGCGGTGGGCCTCGCGCGGACCGATGCGATCTTCTACGCGGCGGCCACCGGCGTCGGGAATCCGATCGTCTATCTCGGCTCAAAGACCGGCCGCGATGGCATCCACGGCGCGACCATGGCCTCGGCCGAGTTCGACGAGGCCAGCGAGTCGAAGCGTCCGACCGTGCAGGTCGGCGACCCCTTCGCCGAGAAGCTGCTGCTGGAGGCCTGCCTTGAGCTGATGGCCTCCGGCGCCGTCATCGCGATCCAGGACATGGGCGCGGCGGGCCTGACCTGCTCGGCCGTCGAGATGGGCGCCAAGGGCGATCTCGGCGTCGAGCTGCATCTGGAGAACGTGCCGACCCGCGAAGAGGGCATGACCCCCTACGAGATGATGCTCTCGGAGAGCCAGGAGCGCATGCTCATGGTGCTCAAGCCCGGCATGGAGGCCGAGGCCGAGGCGATCTTCGTGAAGTGGGGCCTCGACTTCGCCGTCATCGGCCACACCACCAATACGCTGCGCTTCGTCATCAAGCACAACGGCGAGACCGTCGCCGACCTGCCGATCAAGGAGCTCGGCGACGAGGCGCCGCTCTACGACCGGCCGCACATCGCCAACACGCACCAGCCGGTCATCGCGGCCGCGAGCGTCGAGGCCAGCGTGCCGAACGCGGAGGCGCTCAAGCGCCTGATCGGCTCGCCGGAACTCGCTTCGAAGCGCTGGGTCTACGAGCAGTACGATCACTTCATCCTCGGCAACACCGTGCAGAAACCGGGCGGCGACGCGGCGATCGTGCGGGTCGAGGACGGGCCGAAGGGCCTCGCGATCTCCACCGACGTGACCCCGCGCTACTGCGAGGCCGATCCGGTCGAGGGCGGCCGGCAGGCCGTGGCGGAGGCGTGGCGCAACATCACTGCCGTCGGCGGGCGCCCGCTGGCGATCACCGACAACCTCAATTTCGGCAATCCGGAAAAGCCCGAGGTGATGGGCCAGCTCGTCGGCTGCCTGAAGGGAATCGGTGAGGCCTGCCTCGCCCTCGACTTCCCCGTCGTCTCCGGCAACGTCTCGCTCTACAACGAGACCAACGGCGTCGGCATCCTGCCGACCCCGACCATCGGCGGCGTCGGCGTCATGGACGACGTGGAGCGCCACGCGACGGTCGCGCTCAAGCGCGAGGGCGACGTTCTGGTGCTGATCGGTCGCACCGAGGGCTGGCTCGGCCAGTCGCTCTATCTCTCGGAGATTGCCCGCCGCGAGGAGGGCGCGCCGCCGCCCGTCGATCTCGCCGTCGAGCGCCGCAACGGCGATTTCGTGCGCAGCCTGATCGTTTCAGGGATCGTCGACACCGTGCACGACCTCTCCGACGGCGGCCTCGCCGTGGCGCTCGCCGAGATGGCGATGGCCGGCGGGATCGGCGCGGCACTCCCCGCGGCGCCCGACGGCGTGCCGGCCCATGCCTACCTGTTCGGCGAGGATCAGGCTCGCTACCTGATCGCGGTGCCCGCCGAGGCGGCGGCCG
Proteins encoded:
- a CDS encoding hydrolase, producing the protein MRQVFYLPGFDPREPETYWGLFRRESRLTAERRGLTIAVGEPVRSEDGISLDWDVRSEADGAATRVRYSLLRWDDIVRDRFPRSNLRRLASLPGLGWRLWRSGYMRKLQREARRFYRVIASVHHFYLVFVLASLALAVAAVTLTPLAQLPPLACAALVPVLAYVILAFLTQLTRGKPLYVTHLVDDTAFTHDHASGCETAMRARLGPWAERIRRAEGQAHEIVVIGHSSSSFLAFECLDRILQSDPGFGRRGTPVTLVTIGSVIPWITLDPRADETRRALDRIGRDAAIGWLDIRANWDWLSIHLRDPVSASGLTAPPRDRFAVMRVEIEDLIEPALVARRRWNLFRMHFQLLMSSRSRNGFDYVAFVAGPEPVHEAVERCRRQRVVAATPEFT
- the recQ gene encoding DNA helicase RecQ — its product is MTARLDEARAALKKTFGYDDFRPGQDEVIGAVLDGADVFAVMPTGSGKSMTYQLPALVDAGLTVVVSPLIALMHDQVQQMHAFGIEAATLNSTVAEATSRETWRKIRSGDLRLLFVSPERLLMDGCMDALRGAGVRRLAVDEAHCVSQWGHDFRPEYREIARAREALGNVQTLALTATADAATRAEIAERLFPAGRPPKTFVHSFDRPNIRLTFQPKDNPTRQLERFLRDRRAESGIIYCSSRKRVEQLADTLKGDGFNALPYHAGLDQGVRARNQDTFLQEDGVVMTATIAFGMGINKPDVRYVCHADMPTNIEGYYQEIGRAGRDGLPSDTLTLYGLDDMALRRRQIDEKEISEERRRVERRKLEAMIALCEGAACRRQSLLGYFGEASERCGRCDLCRSGVSLIDGTVAAQKLLSAIVRTGQRFGAAYVCDVVHGKESEPIRRNGHTALKTFGVGADKPVAAWRALLRQLFAAGAVAENTDGYGGLVMTEKGEAILFGREAIEVRPDPEPKKAEPRGRRPSARDDEANALSEADEALFQHLRGLRATIARAEGIAAFMVFPDRTLIEMARSKPVDLWALRSVHGVGERKRDAYGERFTDAIREFLDDAKKAG
- the recD2 gene encoding SF1B family DNA helicase RecD2, whose product is MNAPVRPPDLDLLAGSVERVTFHSAETGFCVLKVHARGRRDLVPVVGHAPAIAAGEWLTAAGRWVTDREHGLQFRADTLQVTPPTGIEGIERYLASGQMRGIGPMMAKRIVAAFGEAVFEIIEAEPARLTEVEGIGRKRAARIVKGWAEQKAVREIMIFLHAHGVGTARATRIFRTYGCDALKVMAEDPYRLARDIRGIGFRTADAIALRLGLARDAPQRLAAGVSYALQAAMDEGHCGLPVERLVSLAAELLDVAADLVRIAAALALREGRDVVADTLRGEPCLFLKGLHGAERAIAMRLVERAAGTPPWPAIDLALARPWVEARTGKTLSASQAEAIGLVLCSKLCVLTGGPGVGKTSTLDAILRILTAKGVRVLLAAPTGRAAKRMAEQTGLEARTLHRLLEIDPRNGGLQRDEGNPLDCDLLVVDETSMVDVPLMHALLKAVPEHAGLILVGDVDQLPSVGPGQILADVIASNRVPVARLTEIFRQAAESRIVVNAHNINTGRMPAAAPKGEASDFYSVEIEDADEGVDRLVDLVARRIPLRFGLDPARDIQVLTPMIRGSLGSRNLNHALQRVLNPSPPAQVERFGWRFAPGDRVMETRNDYDRDVFNGDLGTVQAIDAEEEALSVDFDGRPVIYPFAELDTLVPAFATTIHKAQGSEYPAVVIPVVTQHRTMLARNLLYTGVTRGRRLVVLVGQRRAIGMAIRESSARRRWTKLREWIEAD